Within Metabacillus sp. KUDC1714, the genomic segment TAAATTCATCATTTTCCCCCTTGTAAGCTTTTACTTTGTTCCACTACCTGTTAAATTGGCATAACCCCTTCTGGATGTACTGCTCCTTAGCCGTCCATGCAATAAAAATTCGTTGCTGTACCACAGAGTATGAAAACAAGTTGAACTGTCTTTACTGATTCTTAATATGACTTTCTATAAATCATTAAACAAATCCTGTTCGTTCAACTAAACTCATTCTGTAGTTCAATAAAAAAGTGCATTACCTCTTGTTGAAGTAATGCACCAGGTGGCCATCCATGCAGCAAAAATTCGTCACTGCACTACAGAGAATGAAAATATATTGAACTCTCTATACTGATTCTTCATCCAGACAAACCAATACATAGATTATTGATTTGAGCTATCTCCATCTTTTATAACGATTGAGATGGATCTTCTTTGGTATTGTTAAGTAGAATAGGTCTATCAAAGCTTTTCTTTCATTTTTTGAATAACAGTCTTATAAAATTCCGTTTGATGAGGTACAAATTTTTTTCTTCCTACATTCTCATCAATTAAAATTTTATTTCCATCTTTGTTTATTTTAAATCCCCTTATTTTAATTGTTTCTCTTTCACCAGACCATAGTTCTACAAAATGATTAAATTCAACTTTAACAATCCCTGCAACTTCTTCTTCTTGAAGAGTAAAGTCATCAAAGGATTTTTCACTTTTATATAAAAATACGTTTGCTAATTCCTTATCAATAAAATCTTCTTTTGTTACACAGTAATCAATTATTCCCAAAGGTATTAATTCATGAAAGGAAATATAAATCCCAACTTCTTCCTTAACCTCTCTTACACCATCTTGAACTGTTTCATTAGCAAGTAAATGCCCAGCAGCTGTAATATCCAAAAGATTTGGATAGTCTTTTTTTGTAGCACTACGAAGTTGCAAATACAGATAATATGTATCTCGTTCTTTACTAATAAACCAACAGTGAAACGCTTCATGCCAATATCCAAATCTATGTACATCTTCACGAGTAGCAATGCCTATTTGATTTCTATCATCATCAAAAATTTTTAATATTTCATTTTCCATGCTGTCTTCTCCTAAAATCGTAAATTATACCTTGTACTCTCACAATGATTCTTCTACCAATCTGCGTCCTTCACAAGAACCGACTATCCTAATTGAATAATCGTACCATTTAGTTCAATTAGAATTTTTCCTCTTTTTATTAAGTATTAATATCCTTGCTTAGTTTATTTCAATAATTAATCAATCCATTTATCCACAATGTTTTCAAAAACTTCATCATTCACAAGTATACGGTTAATCCAGTATTTATCGTTATCAGCCGTTATCGATCTAGGCGCAAGAATATAGGCACTTTCAAATCCATTTCGGTGAATCAAGTCTGCTAAATCGTCTCTACCATTTCCGTATGGATAAGCGAAATCCTTCACTTTTACGTTTAATTTCTTTTCGATTGTTTTTTTACTTAAGTGAAGATCCTTTTCGAATTTTTTTTGCATTTCTTCCTTAAAAAAGATTGGCTCCTCATCTACTAATTTATGCATATCATACGTATAGAACCAACAGTTGCTAAATCACTATCAACCATTTCCTTCAGTTGCTTCCATGAAGAGAGGTTTAAGTTGCCAAATTCATTTCCAACTTGTCCTGCGATAACGAATAATGTAAAGGGAATTTCATATTCCTTCAAAATGGGGAATGCATTGCGATAAACAGAAATGTCAATATCATCAAAAGAAATCCAAACACACTTTTCAGGGAATTTCCCATCCTCTTGAGCTTCTCGGATCTCATCAGGGTTGAGAAATTTAGCCCCTTGTTCTTTCAAATGCTTCATTTGTTTGTTGAAGTCATCTTCATACACGTTATACATTGTTAATTCATCAGATCCTGTTAAGAATTCAATGGATTTGTTCAGTAGCGTGTCTTCACGTATACGATGGTAATTTAAGCCCAAACATCCGTTTGTATCAAGTTCTTCGGGGAAACTCATAGCTGGTTTAGAAAATTTAATATTACTAAATAATAAATAACTAGCTAAAATAATGATTAATACTATACAAAAACCAGAAATATATTTTTTCATAAAATTCACCTTATATATAGATCTTTTATAGGATTTTTCTCAAATATAATGACATTTGATTCGTGTAAAGAGTCAAAATCTTTTTCGCTTATTAACTTAAGGCTTAAAAGATCTTCTTTTGTAGAATGTTCAGGGTAGACTCTTCTATTTAAAGATCCAAACCTTTTTTTATTGTACAGCTTCCAACTCCAAAGCCCTAGATAAAAAACAATCCATATAATGAAGACAATAAAAAGAAAAGAACGAATATCACTGTTAGTCATTTTAAAAGACGTTTTTATAAGACTGATATAGCGATCATTGTAATCAATTAAAGCACTAATAAAAAAGATAATAACACCTAAACAATAAAACCAGACAACAATTGAAAATATTGATATCACCAATTCCCTTAACCAATTAATTTTTGTATGGATAATTAACTCACTTTTCTGTTGCCTCTGTCTGGACTTGACCATGTTGCATACCCCCCTTTCAATCTAGATTTAATCGCTTTTGGAAGAGCAAACATGACTATAAAAGCGTTTAATATCCAGTAAATAGCAGGGTACCACGCAGCCCATAGGTAATACTTTGTAATATTGTCATACTTTGAGTCGACTCTTATCGATGACCAAAGTTGGATAAGACTCATAAAAACAAGGGAAAAGGACGAAAATGTTATCCATATAAAAAACTGCTGAATCGTAGTTGCAGAAAACAAATAGAATAATGTAACAAATACCCATGAAAAGGACCAAATCAGACTAACCCATTGTTCTAGGTATACAGGCCAAATTCTTCTTTGGCGGCTGTCTAACAAAATCCGCCAATTTCTCATCATAACCTCTTGTCCACCTTGAGCCCATCTAATTCTTTGTTTCCAAATACCTCTTATCGTTTCAGGAACAAGCATCCAACACAATGCACGTGGCTCATAGCGAATATCCCAGAAACGCTGTTGTAATTTCCAAGAGACAGATATATCTTCTGTGATCATATCTCTGTCCCATAATCCAACATCAATTAGAGCCTTTTTTCGAAATGCTACAACTACTCCTGAAACGGTCATGATTTTACCTAGTATTCTTTGTGTTCTTTTAATCGCTCCTATAATTGACGCGTATTCAACAATCTGTAATCGACTAAGCAATGTATCACGATTACGGATTCTTGGATTACCTGTTACCGCTCCTAACCTTTCTCCCTTATGTAGGAAATGATATATAAGGTAATGTGCTGCATATTGATCTAATAATGCATCAGAATCTACGCAGATAAGGTACTCTGCTTTTGATGCATGACAAGCAATTATTAAAGCATTTGCCTTGCCTCTATTCTCCTGGCAATCAATGATTTTGAGATCTTGATGCTGCTTAGCCAGTCGTCGAAGGATTTTAAAGGTATCATCTGTACTTCCATCATTTACTGCGATAATTTCTTTTTTTGGATAGGATATTCCAGACAAATGCTGGATCGTTTCTTCAATCGTTTCTTCCTCGTTATAGCATGGTACCAAAATGCTAATCAATGGCCAGTCAATATTTTCAAAGTCTATAAATTCTTCCTTTTCACGAAATTTAAAGAAAAGACTTGAACCAGCAATCCAAAGCACGGACATAATTAACGGATACCAAAATACAAATTCTGACAAAGAATCAATAAAATTTTCCACTTTTACACCTCATAAAGAGAATAATACAATTTTACTTTTTATTTATTTGAGAATGCTTTTTAAACACTAGAAACAGATACATATTTCCTATGTAATAATACCTAATCAATCAAAAAACAACAAGATAATTGTAATGGAAAATATACTCTTTCCAAAAGCTAATCCTGTTGCATTTTTTAGTTCTTTATCAATTGAATTCAAACCATGCTACAAGGCATAGTAATAGCATTTAAATTTGAAGAAAAAGGACTAAACTAATAAAGAGACTATAAAATCACAAAAACAAATTGTTTCATAAAGCACCTCTTACAATTCTTTAGGTTAATTTACCCTTGTTGGGGATTAAATATAGATAATCCTTCTTGCACTTAACAAAAAAAGCGTTAATCCTTCTTGGATCAACGCACTCATTAGCATAAGTATTTAAATATCCATTCTAGAACATTAAATTCAATAGGTTCACTAAATTGGCAACTGGTTGAATTTTCCCTTCTTGAAGTCATGCACCCGGTAGCCATCCATGCAGAAAAAATTCGTCGCTGCACTGCAGAGATTGATGTTTAACTCTCTATACTGATTCTTAATCCACTCAACCCAATCCATAGATTATTGACTTGAGCTATCTCCTTCTTTTATTACATATAAAATAGGTATTGTCGTTTTGGGAACTAGAAAGACTGTTTATCTTTTATTAAATATCATTCCAATTTTATTGATTCCCCTAAAAATAAGTATACTAGTGAAATAAATAAAAGTTGCAAAGCAGCCTTCCCCCGCCGTATCATCATTTTTCCAGCGAACTTCAAACAGCCAGCCAATTCCGTAATTTGCTGCAATCCAGACTGCAAATACCTTCCAGAAAAT encodes:
- a CDS encoding poly-beta-1,6-N-acetyl-D-glucosamine biosynthesis protein PgaD codes for the protein MVKSRQRQQKSELIIHTKINWLRELVISIFSIVVWFYCLGVIIFFISALIDYNDRYISLIKTSFKMTNSDIRSFLFIVFIIWIVFYLGLWSWKLYNKKRFGSLNRRVYPEHSTKEDLLSLKLISEKDFDSLHESNVIIFEKNPIKDLYIR
- a CDS encoding polysaccharide deacetylase family protein, yielding MKKYISGFCIVLIIILASYLLFSNIKFSKPAMSFPEELDTNGCLGLNYHRIREDTLLNKSIEFLTGSDELTMYNVYEDDFNKQMKHLKEQGAKFLNPDEIREAQEDGKFPEKCVWISFDDIDISVYRNAFPILKEYEIPFTLFVIAGQVGNEFGNLNLSSWKQLKEMVDSDLATVGSIRMICIN
- the pgaC gene encoding poly-beta-1,6-N-acetyl-D-glucosamine synthase codes for the protein MENFIDSLSEFVFWYPLIMSVLWIAGSSLFFKFREKEEFIDFENIDWPLISILVPCYNEEETIEETIQHLSGISYPKKEIIAVNDGSTDDTFKILRRLAKQHQDLKIIDCQENRGKANALIIACHASKAEYLICVDSDALLDQYAAHYLIYHFLHKGERLGAVTGNPRIRNRDTLLSRLQIVEYASIIGAIKRTQRILGKIMTVSGVVVAFRKKALIDVGLWDRDMITEDISVSWKLQQRFWDIRYEPRALCWMLVPETIRGIWKQRIRWAQGGQEVMMRNWRILLDSRQRRIWPVYLEQWVSLIWSFSWVFVTLFYLFSATTIQQFFIWITFSSFSLVFMSLIQLWSSIRVDSKYDNITKYYLWAAWYPAIYWILNAFIVMFALPKAIKSRLKGGYATWSSPDRGNRKVS
- a CDS encoding NUDIX hydrolase; this encodes MENEILKIFDDDRNQIGIATREDVHRFGYWHEAFHCWFISKERDTYYLYLQLRSATKKDYPNLLDITAAGHLLANETVQDGVREVKEEVGIYISFHELIPLGIIDYCVTKEDFIDKELANVFLYKSEKSFDDFTLQEEEVAGIVKVEFNHFVELWSGERETIKIRGFKINKDGNKILIDENVGRKKFVPHQTEFYKTVIQKMKEKL
- a CDS encoding polysaccharide deacetylase family protein codes for the protein MQKKFEKDLHLSKKTIEKKLNVKVKDFAYPYGNGRDDLADLIHRNGFESAYILAPRSITADNDKYWINRILVNDEVFENIVDKWID